The following are encoded in a window of Halosolutus halophilus genomic DNA:
- the hisS gene encoding histidine--tRNA ligase encodes MYDRIKGFRDFYPGEMAARRATIDVLEETARRYGFREIGTPALERAEMWTDKSGDEIVDELYAFEDQGGRHVTLTPELTPTVARMVVAKQQELSKPIKWFSTRPFWRYEQVQQGRQREFYQTNVDIFGSSEPEADAEILAWAADALTGLGLTEEHFEFRISHRDILGGVLETYDADVDVDEAIRAVDKSEKISRAEYHDLLVEAGLTYDQAAEFDDLIASGDLDAVEAFAETDRVTAAVENLQNVLSAAEDFGAREHCTISLETARGLDYYTGVVFECFDSTGEVSRSIFGGGRYDDLIEGFGGQPTPAVGVAPGLATLSLLLQRAGVWPDEEVQTEYYVLQVGDTRSEAARITRELRDRGHVVETDIAGRSFGSQLDYADSINAETVVIVGEQDLANDEVTIKDMDSGDQVQVPVDEFPGDRDRPTYEDVA; translated from the coding sequence GGATCAAGGGCTTTCGAGACTTCTATCCCGGCGAGATGGCCGCGCGGCGGGCGACCATCGACGTCCTGGAGGAGACCGCGCGGAGGTACGGCTTCCGCGAGATCGGGACCCCGGCCCTCGAGCGGGCCGAGATGTGGACCGACAAGAGCGGCGACGAGATCGTGGACGAACTGTACGCGTTCGAGGACCAGGGCGGCCGCCACGTGACGCTGACCCCGGAACTCACCCCCACCGTGGCGCGGATGGTCGTCGCGAAACAGCAGGAACTGTCGAAGCCGATCAAGTGGTTCTCGACGCGTCCCTTCTGGCGCTACGAGCAGGTCCAGCAGGGTCGCCAGCGCGAGTTCTACCAGACGAACGTCGACATCTTCGGCTCGAGCGAACCCGAGGCCGACGCCGAGATCCTCGCGTGGGCGGCCGACGCCCTGACCGGTCTCGGCCTGACCGAGGAGCACTTCGAATTCCGCATCTCTCACCGGGACATCCTCGGCGGCGTCCTCGAGACGTACGACGCCGACGTGGACGTCGACGAGGCGATCCGGGCGGTCGACAAGTCGGAAAAGATCTCACGGGCCGAGTACCACGACCTGCTCGTCGAGGCCGGCCTCACGTACGACCAGGCCGCCGAGTTCGACGACCTCATCGCCAGCGGCGACCTCGACGCGGTCGAGGCGTTCGCCGAGACCGATCGCGTCACCGCCGCCGTCGAGAACCTCCAGAACGTCCTCTCGGCCGCCGAGGATTTCGGCGCGCGCGAGCACTGTACCATCTCCCTCGAAACGGCCCGCGGGCTGGACTACTACACCGGCGTCGTCTTCGAGTGTTTCGACTCCACGGGCGAGGTCTCCCGATCGATCTTCGGGGGCGGCCGCTACGACGACCTCATCGAGGGGTTCGGCGGCCAGCCGACCCCTGCGGTCGGCGTCGCGCCGGGACTCGCGACGCTGTCCCTGCTCCTGCAGCGGGCGGGGGTCTGGCCCGACGAGGAGGTCCAGACCGAGTACTACGTCCTCCAGGTCGGCGACACCCGATCGGAGGCCGCCCGGATCACTCGGGAACTGCGCGATCGCGGCCACGTCGTGGAGACGGACATCGCGGGGCGATCGTTCGGCAGCCAGCTCGACTACGCCGACTCGATCAACGCCGAGACGGTCGTCATCGTCGGCGAACAGGACCTCGCGAACGACGAAGTGACGATCAAGGACATGGACTCGGGCGACCAGGTCCAGGTTCCCGTCGACGAGTTCCCCGGCGATCGGGACCGGCCGACCTACGAGGACGTCGCCTGA